One segment of Spinacia oleracea plastid, complete genome DNA contains the following:
- the cemA gene encoding envelope membrane protein, producing the protein MKKKMEKKKVFIPFLYLISIVFLPWWIYLSFQKSLESWVTTWWNTKQSETFLNDIQEKKLLEKFIELEELRLLDEMIKEYPETQLQKLGIGIHNETIQLIKMHNEDCIHMILHFSTNLICFLILGGYSILGNKELILLNSWVQEFLYNLSDTIKAFSILLVTDLCIGFHSPQGWELLIESIYKDFGFADNDQIISSLVSTFPVILDTILKYWIFRSLNRVSPSLVVIYHSMND; encoded by the coding sequence ATGAAAAAAAAAATGGAAAAAAAGAAAGTATTTATTCCTTTTCTATATCTTATATCTATAGTATTTTTACCCTGGTGGATCTATCTATCATTTCAAAAAAGTCTGGAATCTTGGGTTACTACTTGGTGGAATACTAAGCAATCTGAAACTTTTTTGAATGATATTCAAGAAAAAAAGCTTCTCGAAAAATTCATCGAATTAGAGGAGCTCCGCTTGTTGGACGAAATGATAAAGGAATATCCAGAAACACAGTTACAAAAACTCGGTATAGGAATCCACAATGAAACGATTCAATTGATCAAGATGCACAATGAGGATTGTATCCATATGATTTTGCACTTCTCGACAAATTTAATCTGTTTCCTTATTCTAGGCGGTTATTCCATTCTGGGAAATAAAGAACTTATTCTTCTTAATTCTTGGGTTCAGGAATTCCTATATAACTTAAGCGACACAATAAAAGCTTTTTCTATTCTTTTAGTAACCGATTTATGTATCGGATTTCATTCACCCCAGGGTTGGGAACTACTAATTGAATCTATCTACAAAGATTTTGGATTTGCCGATAACGATCAAATTATATCGAGTCTTGTTTCCACTTTTCCAGTCATTCTAGATACAATTTTGAAATATTGGATATTCCGTTCTTTAAATCGTGTATCCCCATCGCTTGTAGTGATTTATCATTCAATGAATGACTGA
- the psbL gene encoding photosystem II protein L → MTQSNPNEQNVELNRTSLYWGLLLIFVLAVLFSNYFFN, encoded by the coding sequence ACGACACAATCAAACCCGAACGAACAAAATGTTGAATTGAATCGTACCAGTCTTTATTGGGGGCTATTACTCATTTTTGTACTTGCTGTTTTATTTTCGAATTATTTTTTCAATTAA
- the psbF gene encoding photosystem II protein VI — protein MTIDRTYPIFTVRWLAIHGLAVPTVSFLGSISAMQFIQR, from the coding sequence ATGACCATAGATCGAACCTATCCAATTTTTACAGTGCGCTGGCTGGCTATTCACGGACTGGCTGTACCTACCGTTTCTTTTTTGGGGTCAATATCCGCAATGCAGTTCATCCAACGATAA
- the rpl33 gene encoding ribosomal protein L33: protein MAKGKDVRVKVILECTGCVRKSVNKGSRGVSRYITQKNRHNTPSRLELRKFCPYCYKHTIHGEIKK, encoded by the coding sequence ATGGCTAAGGGTAAAGATGTCCGAGTAAAAGTTATTTTGGAATGTACTGGTTGTGTTCGAAAGAGTGTTAATAAGGGATCAAGGGGCGTTTCTAGATATATTACTCAAAAGAATCGCCACAATACGCCTAGTCGGTTGGAATTGCGAAAATTCTGTCCCTATTGTTACAAGCATACAATTCATGGAGAGATAAAGAAATAG
- the petG gene encoding cytochrome b6/f complex subunit V (required for the either the stability or assembly of the cytochrome b6/f complex), producing MIEVFLFGIVLGLIPITLAGLFVTAYLQYRRGDQLDL from the coding sequence ATGATTGAAGTTTTTCTATTTGGAATCGTCTTAGGTCTAATTCCTATTACTTTGGCTGGATTATTTGTAACTGCATATTTACAATATAGACGTGGTGATCAGTTGGATCTTTGA
- the psbJ gene encoding photosystem II protein J — protein MADTTGRIPLWIIGTVAGILVIGLVGIFFYGSYSGLGSSL, from the coding sequence ATGGCCGATACTACTGGAAGAATTCCTCTTTGGATAATAGGGACTGTAGCTGGTATTCTTGTGATCGGTTTAGTAGGTATTTTCTTTTATGGTTCATATTCTGGATTAGGCTCATCGCTGTAG
- the petA gene encoding cytochrome f (component of cytochrome b6/f complex), which translates to MQTINTFSWIKEQITRSISISLILYIITRSSIANAYPIFAQQGYENPREATGRIVCANCHLANKPVDIEVPQAVLPDTVFEAVVRIPYDMQLKQVLANGKKGGLNVGAVLILPEGFELAPPDRISPEMKEKMGNLSFQSYRPNKQNILVIGPVPGQKYSEITFPILAPDPATKKDVHFLKYPIYVGGNRGRGQIYPDGSKSNNTVYNSTATGIVKKIVRKEKGGYEINIADASDGREVVDIIPRGPELLVSEGESIKLDQPLTSNPNVGGFGQGDAEVVLQDPLRIQGLLFFFASVILAQIFLVLKKKQFEKVQLSEMNF; encoded by the coding sequence ATGCAAACTATAAATACCTTTTCTTGGATAAAAGAACAGATTACTCGATCCATTTCCATATCACTTATATTATATATAATAACTCGGTCATCCATTGCGAATGCCTATCCCATTTTCGCACAGCAAGGTTATGAAAATCCACGAGAGGCGACGGGACGTATTGTATGTGCCAATTGCCATTTAGCTAATAAGCCCGTGGATATTGAGGTTCCACAAGCGGTCCTTCCAGATACTGTATTTGAAGCAGTTGTTCGAATTCCTTATGATATGCAATTAAAACAAGTTTTAGCTAACGGTAAAAAGGGTGGCTTGAATGTGGGGGCTGTTCTTATTTTACCTGAGGGATTTGAATTAGCCCCACCCGATCGTATTTCTCCAGAGATGAAAGAAAAAATGGGGAATCTTTCTTTTCAGAGCTATCGCCCCAATAAACAAAATATTCTTGTGATAGGTCCTGTTCCTGGGCAAAAATATAGTGAAATTACCTTTCCTATTCTTGCCCCGGACCCTGCCACTAAAAAAGACGTTCACTTCTTAAAATATCCGATATATGTAGGTGGTAACAGGGGAAGGGGTCAAATTTATCCTGACGGAAGCAAGAGTAATAATACAGTTTATAATTCCACAGCAACAGGTATAGTAAAGAAAATTGTACGAAAAGAAAAGGGCGGATACGAAATAAACATAGCGGATGCCTCGGATGGACGTGAAGTGGTTGATATTATCCCTCGAGGACCAGAGCTTCTTGTTTCCGAGGGTGAATCTATCAAACTTGATCAACCATTAACGAGTAATCCTAATGTGGGTGGGTTTGGTCAGGGAGACGCAGAAGTAGTACTTCAAGACCCACTGCGCATACAAGGTCTTTTGTTTTTCTTTGCGTCTGTTATTTTAGCACAAATCTTTTTGGTTCTTAAAAAGAAACAATTCGAGAAGGTTCAATTGTCCGAAATGAATTTCTAG
- the petL gene encoding cytochrome b6/f complex subunit VI produces the protein MSTLTSYFGFLLAALTITSALFIGLNKIRLI, from the coding sequence ATGTCTACTCTAACTAGTTATTTCGGTTTTTTACTAGCGGCTTTAACTATAACTTCCGCTTTATTTATAGGTCTAAACAAGATACGACTTATTTGA
- the rps18 gene encoding ribosomal protein S18: MDKSKRPFIKSKRSFRRRLPPIQSGDRIDYRNMSLISRFISEQGKILSRRVNRLTLKQQRLITSAIKQARILSLLPFLNNEKQFERTESTTRTANFRTKNK, encoded by the coding sequence ATGGATAAATCCAAGCGACCCTTTATTAAATCCAAGCGCTCTTTTCGTAGGCGTTTGCCCCCGATCCAATCGGGGGATCGAATTGATTATAGAAACATGAGTTTAATTAGTCGGTTTATTAGTGAACAAGGAAAAATTTTATCTAGGCGAGTGAATAGATTGACCTTGAAACAACAACGATTAATTACTAGTGCTATAAAACAAGCTCGTATTTTATCTTTGTTACCTTTTCTTAATAATGAGAAACAGTTTGAAAGAACCGAGTCGACTACTAGAACTGCTAATTTTAGAACTAAAAATAAATAA
- the psbE gene encoding photosystem II protein V: MSGSTGERSFADIITSIRYWVIHSITIPSLFIAGWLFVSTGLAYDVFGSPRPNEYFTESRQGIPLITGRFDSLEQLDEFSRSF; this comes from the coding sequence ATGTCTGGAAGCACAGGAGAACGTTCTTTTGCTGATATTATTACCAGTATTCGATACTGGGTTATTCATAGCATTACTATACCTTCCCTATTCATTGCGGGTTGGTTATTCGTCAGCACAGGTTTAGCTTACGATGTGTTTGGAAGCCCTCGTCCAAACGAATATTTCACAGAGAGCCGACAAGGAATTCCATTAATAACTGGCCGTTTTGACTCTTTGGAACAACTTGATGAATTTAGTAGATCCTTTTAG
- the psaJ gene encoding photosystem I subunit IX: MRDFKTYLSVAPVLSTLWFGSLAGLLIEINRFFPDALTFPFFSF; encoded by the coding sequence ATGCGAGATTTCAAAACATATCTTTCTGTGGCACCGGTACTAAGCACTTTATGGTTTGGGTCTTTAGCTGGTCTATTAATAGAAATCAATCGTTTTTTCCCAGATGCGTTGACATTCCCCTTTTTTTCATTCTAG